In a single window of the Bacillus mycoides genome:
- a CDS encoding LPXTG cell wall anchor domain-containing protein, whose protein sequence is MKKKLLPICAMALLTVGYSSVASASTGTLTKEESAQMQQDKAKKEEAIKEQQKSEVEKKEAAQVQEKSDMAKKEEAIKAGQKNDTAKQEVTPQVQEKEALAKKEAAIKAGQKNDAAKQEVAKQAVQGEKLPNTASNNVAMMALSACLVGIGTLFGLKRRNKVKA, encoded by the coding sequence ATGAAAAAAAAACTATTACCAATTTGTGCAATGGCACTTTTAACAGTAGGATATTCTTCAGTAGCGAGCGCTTCTACTGGAACATTAACAAAAGAAGAATCAGCGCAAATGCAGCAAGATAAAGCTAAAAAAGAAGAAGCAATTAAGGAACAGCAAAAGAGCGAAGTAGAGAAAAAAGAAGCAGCACAAGTACAAGAAAAAAGTGATATGGCTAAAAAAGAGGAAGCAATAAAAGCAGGGCAAAAGAATGATACAGCGAAACAAGAAGTAACACCACAAGTGCAAGAAAAGGAAGCTCTTGCAAAAAAAGAAGCAGCAATTAAGGCAGGGCAAAAGAATGATGCAGCGAAACAAGAAGTAGCGAAACAAGCTGTACAAGGTGAAAAATTACCAAACACAGCATCAAATAATGTAGCAATGATGGCATTAAGCGCATGTCTTGTAGGGATAGGGACATTATTTGGTTTGAAGCGTCGTAATAAAGTTAAGGCGTAA
- a CDS encoding FeoB-associated Cys-rich membrane protein, protein MMVNIIIGAIIFGYAAYTLVNFVKRSKKGKCAACSLSKSCQSQTCSPDMEQIAHK, encoded by the coding sequence GTGATGGTCAATATTATAATTGGAGCTATCATTTTTGGTTATGCAGCATATACGTTAGTTAATTTTGTAAAGAGAAGTAAAAAGGGAAAATGCGCAGCATGCTCTTTAAGTAAGTCATGTCAGTCGCAAACTTGTAGTCCAGATATGGAGCAAATTGCTCATAAATAG
- a CDS encoding sensor histidine kinase produces the protein MRNGIVLKLFTLTTALCMLILATIFIGQTIFFKQYYANRKVEDIKVNLNSFAKNYLNYAGSAEEVQKLEQDFLRENNTWITTLDQYGNLKHADDFYFEVTIDRKQQKSFGQQIFKIPLCYLINIEELDNKASNQFLEQEIYFSGVKKEESFIPFSFSLGKQNLSGSNKPLEKAFNEKMIKLDQEKKIKLDQEKKKEAEEQVVKEKKPAVQEQAAQELDAPIVGRVTKVQFPDVKGPVNPIYKNSLFLDSIKEFQTDLLLKENNHIQYSTQIMDYEKNDIKYKLLIKPKKEKDGSVTYIYAMASLQPVDEAVQMVQDYYIYIVAFVVVLIFLASFYYSKQIAKPLLKINDTTKKIAHLDFTEKIPITSKDEIGDLSQNINTLSNKLHSHIGQLEQDIEKERKLENTRKEFIAGVSHELKTPLSIMKSCISILKDGVAEHKKDYYFQAMEKEVDKMDILILDMLELAKFESGTYNMKMDSFYIDGVIEEICEQLSSEIEKKELSVHKHICPAEVVGNQNRIEQVIVNFITNAIRYTPDKEDIIISTIDEKNYIKVCIENKGAHIEEEQLDKIWDRFYRVDAARKRSQGGTGLGLAISKNILELHNAEYGVKNTKDGVLFYFYLPKKA, from the coding sequence ATGAGAAATGGGATTGTACTTAAATTATTTACACTTACAACAGCTCTATGTATGTTGATTTTAGCGACGATATTTATTGGGCAAACAATATTTTTCAAACAATATTATGCGAATCGAAAAGTGGAAGATATTAAAGTGAACTTAAATTCCTTTGCAAAGAACTATTTAAATTATGCAGGAAGTGCAGAAGAAGTTCAGAAACTGGAGCAAGATTTTTTAAGAGAAAATAATACGTGGATTACGACTTTAGACCAGTATGGGAATTTAAAACATGCGGATGATTTTTATTTTGAGGTAACGATTGACCGTAAGCAACAGAAGAGTTTTGGACAACAAATATTCAAGATTCCCTTATGCTATCTCATCAATATAGAAGAGCTTGATAATAAAGCATCAAACCAGTTTTTAGAACAAGAAATCTATTTTTCTGGAGTGAAAAAAGAAGAAAGTTTTATTCCATTCTCTTTCTCGTTAGGTAAGCAAAATTTAAGTGGATCTAATAAACCGTTAGAAAAAGCATTTAATGAGAAAATGATTAAATTAGATCAGGAGAAAAAGATTAAATTAGATCAGGAGAAAAAGAAAGAAGCTGAGGAACAAGTTGTTAAGGAAAAGAAGCCGGCCGTTCAGGAGCAAGCTGCTCAGGAATTAGATGCTCCCATAGTAGGACGTGTTACGAAAGTACAGTTCCCCGATGTAAAAGGTCCTGTGAATCCAATTTATAAAAATAGTTTATTCTTAGATAGCATAAAGGAATTTCAAACTGATTTATTATTAAAAGAGAATAATCATATACAGTATTCAACACAAATAATGGACTATGAAAAAAATGATATAAAATATAAATTATTAATTAAACCCAAAAAAGAAAAAGACGGATCGGTAACATATATATATGCGATGGCTTCTTTACAGCCTGTAGATGAGGCTGTACAAATGGTGCAAGATTATTACATCTATATTGTTGCATTTGTAGTCGTTCTAATTTTTCTAGCTTCCTTTTATTACTCAAAACAAATTGCAAAACCGCTACTAAAAATAAATGATACAACGAAGAAAATAGCTCATTTGGATTTCACAGAAAAAATTCCGATTACTTCAAAAGATGAAATTGGTGATTTATCGCAAAATATTAATACATTATCTAATAAACTACATTCACATATTGGACAGTTAGAACAAGATATTGAAAAAGAAAGAAAGTTAGAAAACACAAGGAAAGAATTTATTGCGGGTGTATCGCATGAACTAAAAACGCCGCTGAGTATTATGAAAAGCTGTATTTCCATTTTAAAAGATGGGGTAGCTGAACATAAGAAAGACTACTATTTTCAGGCGATGGAAAAAGAAGTAGACAAGATGGATATACTAATTTTGGATATGCTTGAATTAGCTAAATTTGAGTCTGGCACATATAACATGAAGATGGATTCTTTCTATATCGATGGAGTGATTGAAGAAATATGTGAACAGCTTTCATCGGAGATAGAGAAAAAAGAACTGAGTGTGCACAAACATATATGTCCAGCTGAAGTGGTTGGGAATCAAAATAGAATTGAACAAGTAATTGTGAACTTCATTACGAATGCAATACGTTATACACCAGATAAAGAGGATATTATTATTTCCACAATAGACGAGAAGAATTATATAAAAGTGTGTATTGAAAATAAGGGTGCCCACATTGAAGAAGAACAATTAGATAAAATTTGGGATCGTTTTTATCGAGTAGATGCGGCACGGAAACGTTCACAAGGTGGAACCGGGCTTGGCCTTGCGATTTCAAAAAACATTTTAGAGCTGCACAATGCTGAATATGGGGTCAAGAATACAAAAGATGGTGTGTTATTTTACTTCTATTTACCGAAAAAAGCGTAG
- a CDS encoding lipoprotein BA_5634 family protein translates to MKKLVGIGLAAAISFGALSGCSLLGEKANGFVLYGTDEQIQQVTDKNKKEVKEKDFYKMKMTTLEGKKVLVMDKKTGEELVKKELLSKVDKNDDTKPLDKLPAVTTEEGVLFAKEKVENATLDGAKLKYEGNTIIGSGRAYADMFAIVDDATYGNVKGDEKSVGVLKFDKDPSKEFPGYNGVEASQLVKIKK, encoded by the coding sequence ATGAAAAAATTAGTAGGAATCGGATTAGCAGCAGCAATTTCATTCGGAGCATTATCAGGTTGTTCTTTATTAGGAGAAAAAGCGAACGGCTTTGTACTATACGGAACAGATGAGCAAATTCAACAAGTTACAGATAAAAATAAAAAAGAAGTGAAAGAAAAAGACTTCTATAAAATGAAAATGACAACATTAGAGGGTAAAAAAGTTCTTGTAATGGATAAGAAAACTGGTGAAGAACTGGTGAAAAAAGAATTACTTAGCAAAGTTGATAAAAACGATGATACAAAACCACTTGATAAATTACCAGCTGTAACAACAGAAGAAGGCGTGTTATTTGCAAAAGAGAAAGTAGAAAATGCTACACTTGATGGGGCAAAATTAAAATACGAAGGCAACACAATTATCGGAAGTGGCCGTGCATATGCAGACATGTTCGCAATTGTTGACGATGCAACTTATGGAAATGTAAAAGGTGATGAAAAATCTGTTGGTGTATTAAAATTCGATAAAGACCCTAGTAAAGAATTCCCTGGTTACAACGGAGTAGAAGCTTCTCAGCTTGTAAAAATTAAAAAGTAA
- a CDS encoding response regulator transcription factor produces MSKNILIVEDEDILREILKDYFLSEQYKVLEARDGKEALVLFEEEEVDLVILDIMLPELDGWSVCRRIRKTSGVPIIMLTARVDEDDTLLGFELGADDYVAKPYSPPILLARAKRLLESRQASKKPLENEDDTLSIHGIHVHFPSRTVTVDEADITLTHTEFEILAYFMKNQGIVLTREQLISRIWGYEFAGDDRTVNSHIRNLRNKLGEKAKYITTVVRTGYKFEGNI; encoded by the coding sequence ATGTCAAAAAACATTTTGATTGTTGAAGATGAAGATATTTTACGCGAAATATTAAAGGATTACTTTTTGAGTGAACAATATAAAGTGCTTGAAGCGAGAGATGGAAAAGAAGCTTTAGTCTTATTTGAAGAAGAAGAGGTCGATTTAGTTATACTTGATATTATGTTGCCGGAACTTGATGGATGGTCTGTTTGCCGAAGGATTCGTAAGACGTCCGGGGTTCCAATTATTATGCTGACGGCACGTGTAGATGAAGATGATACATTACTTGGGTTTGAGCTTGGGGCAGATGATTATGTTGCGAAACCATATAGTCCGCCTATTTTATTAGCGAGAGCGAAACGATTATTAGAAAGCAGACAAGCATCAAAGAAACCTTTGGAAAATGAAGATGATACGTTATCAATTCATGGCATTCACGTCCATTTTCCGTCACGTACTGTTACTGTTGATGAGGCAGACATTACTTTAACACATACAGAATTTGAAATATTAGCTTATTTCATGAAAAATCAAGGGATTGTACTAACAAGAGAACAGTTAATTTCAAGAATTTGGGGGTACGAATTTGCTGGCGATGATCGAACGGTTAATAGTCATATTCGTAATTTGCGAAATAAATTAGGAGAGAAAGCAAAGTACATTACAACTGTAGTGCGAACCGGTTATAAATTCGAGGGGAACATATGA
- a CDS encoding FeoA family protein, whose translation MSLVDIKIGENVLVKSIQSLDQLLKRRLAAFGLAEGSELRLKQKAMFKGPCTLECRGQLISIRHCDAKMIKVELA comes from the coding sequence ATGAGCTTAGTAGATATTAAAATTGGCGAGAACGTGTTAGTAAAAAGTATTCAGTCTTTAGATCAGTTATTAAAGCGTAGACTAGCTGCTTTCGGTCTCGCGGAAGGAAGCGAACTTCGCTTGAAACAGAAAGCGATGTTTAAAGGTCCTTGTACATTGGAGTGTCGTGGACAGTTAATTAGTATTCGTCATTGTGACGCGAAAATGATAAAGGTGGAATTAGCGTGA
- a CDS encoding DUF4178 domain-containing protein, producing MSLFKRIKNIMKSPEPPKPEKSLLTLAPGDMIEVSLVMYELTGKTSMHSRKEIILTLQDGKDIRYLKIEDRENTYYKLYTPIDGRLDSIDEIPTTIEMDDIEYHMEEQYNGRVVVMGKTPFAASEEQYVWEFQSDNRKLLRVEWQNGRTMMYEGEVIIPADVQIIRAT from the coding sequence GTGAGTTTATTTAAACGTATTAAAAATATAATGAAGAGTCCGGAGCCGCCGAAGCCAGAAAAGAGTCTTTTAACGTTGGCTCCTGGCGATATGATTGAAGTCTCGTTAGTCATGTACGAATTAACTGGGAAAACGAGCATGCATTCTCGCAAGGAGATTATTTTAACTTTGCAGGATGGGAAAGATATTCGTTATTTGAAAATCGAAGACCGTGAAAATACGTATTACAAATTGTATACACCGATTGATGGTCGTTTAGATTCAATCGATGAAATTCCGACGACGATTGAAATGGATGATATAGAGTATCATATGGAAGAACAATATAATGGACGTGTTGTTGTTATGGGGAAAACACCATTCGCTGCTTCAGAAGAACAGTACGTATGGGAATTCCAATCTGATAACCGCAAATTATTACGTGTTGAATGGCAAAATGGTCGCACAATGATGTATGAGGGAGAAGTAATTATTCCTGCTGATGTACAAATCATAAGAGCAACATAA
- a CDS encoding DUF4247 domain-containing protein produces MSNRLFTMIKSFVIPILAIVTLLVIAGYALSGCQSGQAKSIQDRYPLESVAKDGKQESYVYRAANRSVPEVAKELIAERKPKQASKEDENQMFLVYSDKMYNLQKDKEKPSDTLIEISNEEFVRQNYQPSFLQGYIMGSILNDIFGSRKSSYGDYRGYNDRQNHKPVIPERPPTKEEKKTPPPITKEGKGSIIKRGDNVDPKSSVGDKGSITEKGSKTTPPPSTGSKGKITKNPGGSSGSDVKPKSSIKTPPKNTSPPKTRVGGSGKIMKRR; encoded by the coding sequence ATGTCAAACCGATTGTTTACCATGATTAAATCGTTCGTGATCCCTATACTTGCTATCGTTACATTACTTGTTATTGCCGGTTATGCTTTATCGGGCTGTCAAAGTGGTCAGGCGAAGTCAATTCAGGACCGTTACCCACTAGAGTCTGTCGCAAAGGATGGTAAACAAGAATCTTACGTGTATAGGGCCGCCAATCGGTCAGTTCCTGAAGTTGCAAAGGAACTTATAGCCGAAAGGAAACCGAAGCAAGCATCTAAAGAAGATGAAAATCAAATGTTCCTCGTTTATTCTGATAAAATGTATAATTTACAAAAGGATAAAGAGAAACCATCTGATACGTTAATTGAAATAAGCAATGAAGAATTTGTCCGTCAAAATTACCAACCATCCTTCTTACAAGGATATATCATGGGGAGTATATTAAACGATATATTCGGTTCACGCAAATCATCATACGGTGATTATCGCGGATATAATGACAGACAAAATCATAAACCGGTGATCCCGGAAAGACCACCTACGAAAGAGGAAAAGAAAACCCCGCCTCCAATTACGAAGGAAGGGAAAGGATCTATTATTAAGCGAGGCGATAATGTAGATCCGAAATCATCTGTAGGTGATAAAGGAAGTATTACGGAAAAAGGAAGTAAAACGACGCCACCGCCTTCTACCGGAAGCAAAGGGAAAATTACGAAAAACCCGGGTGGCTCGAGTGGATCTGATGTGAAGCCGAAATCATCCATTAAAACCCCACCAAAGAATACGTCGCCCCCGAAAACAAGGGTTGGCGGTTCAGGGAAAATTATGAAGAGAAGATAG
- a CDS encoding energy-coupled thiamine transporter ThiT, protein MRNTNLQAMIESAILAAFALVIDILPLSIKISATGGSISFAMIPIFIIAYRWGFKMAFLGGLIWGLLQIVVGDAIIVTPIQVIIEYFVAFAFIGFAGLFYRPIQKALLASNKNGNEQSNLSSRKDKPSSKQNQGKKVIGYIIIATFIGSLARYFCHFIAGIIFWGQYAPKGQSAILYSLIFNGSTMIGSYILCTVLLIFLFITSPRLFKSMSAYQINSQKKGA, encoded by the coding sequence ATGCGTAACACCAATTTACAAGCGATGATCGAATCTGCTATTCTTGCAGCCTTCGCCTTGGTCATCGATATTTTACCACTTTCAATCAAAATATCAGCAACAGGCGGTTCCATCTCATTCGCTATGATTCCTATCTTTATTATCGCATACCGCTGGGGCTTCAAAATGGCTTTCTTAGGAGGCTTAATTTGGGGATTATTACAAATTGTCGTAGGCGATGCCATTATCGTCACACCAATTCAAGTAATCATTGAATACTTCGTTGCTTTCGCATTCATTGGATTTGCTGGTTTATTCTATCGTCCAATTCAAAAAGCACTTCTAGCATCTAATAAGAATGGAAACGAACAATCAAACTTAAGTAGCCGTAAAGATAAGCCTTCATCAAAACAAAACCAAGGAAAGAAAGTAATTGGATACATTATCATTGCTACTTTTATCGGTAGTCTAGCTCGTTACTTCTGTCACTTTATTGCCGGTATTATTTTCTGGGGACAATATGCACCGAAAGGTCAATCAGCTATTCTATATTCTTTAATATTTAACGGTAGCACAATGATTGGTTCCTATATTCTATGTACCGTTTTACTTATATTTTTATTTATCACTTCACCAAGATTATTCAAAAGCATGAGTGCTTATCAAATAAATTCACAAAAAAAGGGCGCTTAA
- the feoB gene encoding ferrous iron transport protein B: MNKVALLGNPNTGKTSLFNALTGSYEYVGNWSGVTVEKKVGKLKDKQGTLIDLPGVYDLNPVSRDEGVVTNFLLTDEFHHMLNIVDSSQFERNMHLTLQLLEFGKPVSIGLNMIDVAKQRGIVINVKRLSEILGVTVVPVIARTGKGCEELLTTLHEEKQKEKKPFIISYGVQMDEGIGEVIALLETANYEHPRWLALQFLSNNEVVEKEMKALPIYKELIAIRSRLDGKLDCTLEEHIYKTREAYIEKLKTNVMQHEKEGKIPFSEKIDRLITHKILGLPIFLAVMFFIFQVTFTWIGTPLSDMLDGFFGGQLTDWVTAGLTSVGASDFIQALVTEGIIAGVGAVLVFVPQIFALFFFISLLEDSGYMARIAVVMDRIMEFFGLNGKAFIPMIIGFGCNVPGIMAARTIEQEKERLLTVLVTPFMSCSARLPVYALFAGVFFPNSQATVVFSLYIAGIVLALLVTKIMSLTILKAEKSIFVIELPPYRVPQAKTLWLSTWEKGKGFVRKAGTFIFGGSVVIWLLNYAGPSGFGVDMGDSFLAMIGGFIAPLFAPLGFGTWQAAASLLTGFLAKEVVVSTMAIIYAVKEDVLGNVMGAHYTALSAYAFMFFILLYVPCLATVAVIKRETGSMKWTVFSVVYPLVVAYVLTLIIYQVGSLLGF, from the coding sequence GTGAATAAGGTTGCTTTGCTAGGGAATCCGAATACAGGGAAAACATCATTATTTAATGCACTTACTGGTTCTTATGAATATGTAGGAAACTGGAGCGGTGTAACAGTAGAAAAGAAGGTTGGTAAATTAAAAGATAAGCAAGGAACATTAATTGATTTACCAGGCGTTTATGATTTGAATCCAGTTTCACGTGATGAAGGTGTCGTTACGAATTTTCTACTAACAGATGAATTTCATCATATGTTAAATATAGTGGATTCTTCTCAATTTGAGCGAAATATGCATTTAACATTGCAATTACTTGAATTTGGTAAGCCCGTTTCAATTGGTTTAAATATGATTGATGTGGCAAAGCAAAGAGGAATTGTGATTAATGTAAAACGGCTATCAGAAATATTAGGTGTAACAGTCGTTCCTGTCATCGCAAGAACCGGAAAAGGCTGTGAAGAATTACTTACTACTCTTCATGAAGAGAAACAAAAAGAGAAAAAGCCATTCATTATTTCATATGGTGTACAAATGGATGAAGGAATTGGAGAGGTAATCGCTCTTTTAGAGACAGCGAATTATGAGCATCCGAGATGGTTAGCCCTTCAATTTTTAAGCAATAACGAAGTAGTAGAAAAAGAAATGAAAGCATTACCAATTTATAAGGAACTTATAGCCATTCGATCTCGTTTAGATGGAAAACTTGATTGTACGTTGGAAGAGCACATTTACAAGACTCGTGAAGCGTATATTGAAAAGTTAAAAACAAATGTTATGCAACATGAGAAAGAAGGAAAAATTCCTTTTTCAGAAAAAATTGATAGGTTAATTACACATAAAATTTTAGGACTTCCAATCTTTTTAGCAGTTATGTTTTTTATTTTTCAGGTTACGTTTACGTGGATTGGTACACCTTTATCTGATATGCTTGATGGATTTTTTGGCGGACAACTTACTGATTGGGTTACAGCTGGGCTCACAAGTGTTGGGGCTTCTGACTTTATTCAAGCACTCGTTACAGAAGGTATTATTGCTGGTGTTGGTGCGGTATTAGTATTCGTTCCACAAATCTTTGCACTATTCTTCTTCATTTCATTATTAGAAGACTCAGGATATATGGCACGAATTGCAGTTGTTATGGATAGAATTATGGAGTTTTTCGGTTTAAACGGAAAAGCATTTATTCCGATGATTATCGGCTTTGGATGTAACGTTCCAGGTATTATGGCAGCGAGAACGATTGAACAAGAAAAAGAAAGATTACTTACCGTTCTTGTAACACCATTTATGTCTTGTTCAGCACGTTTACCTGTATATGCATTATTTGCGGGAGTATTCTTCCCTAATAGTCAAGCGACTGTTGTGTTCTCTTTATACATTGCAGGTATTGTTCTTGCATTACTCGTTACAAAAATTATGTCTCTTACTATTTTAAAAGCAGAAAAATCTATTTTTGTAATTGAACTACCACCTTACCGTGTGCCGCAAGCGAAAACGTTATGGCTGAGCACGTGGGAGAAAGGTAAAGGATTTGTTCGTAAAGCGGGTACATTCATCTTCGGTGGTTCTGTTGTCATTTGGTTATTAAACTATGCAGGTCCATCAGGATTTGGTGTTGATATGGGAGACAGTTTCTTAGCGATGATTGGTGGATTTATTGCACCACTTTTTGCACCGCTCGGCTTTGGAACGTGGCAAGCTGCAGCATCCCTTTTAACAGGATTTTTAGCGAAAGAAGTTGTCGTTTCTACGATGGCAATTATTTATGCGGTTAAAGAAGATGTGCTAGGAAATGTAATGGGAGCACATTATACTGCGCTATCAGCCTATGCATTTATGTTCTTTATTTTATTATATGTTCCGTGCTTAGCGACAGTAGCTGTTATTAAACGTGAAACAGGATCGATGAAATGGACAGTTTTCTCTGTCGTTTATCCGCTCGTTGTTGCTTATGTATTAACGCTCATTATATACCAAGTTGGGTCCTTACTCGGATTCTAG
- a CDS encoding DUF350 domain-containing protein has protein sequence MTWMNVLAMLVWTGASAVLLFAIMWVDSIFTKYNDLKEMKNGNTAVTTRFVMKLFAQGYILSQSITKANDLWQALLASAVSFVILLIVEMFIEFVLKKMSGLDLEEGTKEGSLAHALLAGSLHIVGALILGACL, from the coding sequence ATGACGTGGATGAATGTTTTAGCTATGCTTGTATGGACTGGAGCGAGTGCGGTACTTTTATTTGCAATTATGTGGGTTGATTCGATTTTTACAAAATACAATGATTTAAAAGAAATGAAAAATGGAAATACAGCAGTGACAACGCGTTTCGTTATGAAATTATTTGCGCAAGGGTACATTTTATCTCAATCTATAACGAAAGCGAATGACTTATGGCAAGCGCTTCTTGCCTCAGCAGTTTCATTCGTTATTTTATTAATTGTAGAAATGTTCATTGAGTTTGTGTTAAAGAAAATGTCTGGTTTAGATTTAGAAGAAGGAACGAAAGAAGGCAGCTTAGCACATGCGTTGTTAGCTGGTTCATTACATATCGTTGGTGCACTTATTTTAGGTGCTTGTTTATAA
- a CDS encoding class D sortase: MKLLNYIGIILMAIGLFMGSYYAVEWYKGKSSAQELTKAEIKSLKNIQDNQLSHETPVTSQVPSSQTEHKEGEKVAMLNIPKIKKKFSIYWGANDATLKKGVGMFVSDLTTTPSGGGHTVLSGHRDTVFTELGELKEKDNLIVEYDNTMYTYEIQKMWITHADDRTVIVKKEEPTLTLTTCYPFDYIGDAPDRYIIEAKLITSNSK; encoded by the coding sequence ATGAAGTTACTCAATTATATCGGTATCATATTGATGGCCATAGGGCTATTCATGGGATCGTATTACGCTGTGGAATGGTATAAAGGAAAAAGCTCTGCTCAAGAATTAACGAAAGCAGAAATAAAGAGCCTTAAAAATATACAAGATAATCAACTTTCACATGAAACACCTGTAACTTCCCAAGTACCTTCTTCTCAAACCGAGCATAAAGAAGGAGAAAAGGTAGCAATGTTAAATATACCGAAAATAAAGAAGAAGTTTTCTATATATTGGGGAGCAAATGATGCTACATTGAAAAAAGGAGTCGGTATGTTTGTTAGTGATTTAACGACAACACCATCTGGAGGAGGGCATACTGTACTGAGCGGGCATAGGGATACTGTATTTACAGAATTAGGGGAGCTTAAAGAAAAAGACAATCTCATTGTAGAATATGACAATACAATGTACACATATGAAATTCAAAAGATGTGGATTACACACGCGGATGATCGCACTGTTATTGTAAAAAAAGAAGAACCGACATTAACACTGACGACTTGTTATCCATTTGATTATATAGGGGATGCACCGGATCGATATATTATCGAGGCAAAGTTAATTACGAGCAATTCAAAATAA
- a CDS encoding PspA/IM30 family protein translates to MSVFKRLRDLTMSNVYSLIEKAEDPVKMTDQYLRDMQADVQEAEKSVAAQIALEKKFKILFEEQEALVKKREEQAHMAVQASNLDLARRALEEKQNAEQKMNEYKASYEQNKAAADNLRLKLEEMRKQLTELKNKRETLVARVNAAKAQKNINQAMSGFDSNSAKAGLSRMEEKALQLEAEAEASGEIYKKEKSLDDEFASLNKNSVVDDELARIMKQYEK, encoded by the coding sequence ATGTCTGTATTTAAACGATTACGAGATTTAACAATGTCGAATGTATATTCATTAATTGAAAAAGCGGAAGATCCAGTTAAGATGACGGATCAATATTTACGCGATATGCAAGCGGATGTACAAGAAGCTGAGAAAAGTGTAGCAGCTCAAATTGCACTTGAGAAGAAATTCAAAATATTATTTGAAGAGCAAGAAGCACTTGTGAAAAAACGTGAAGAGCAAGCTCATATGGCTGTTCAAGCAAGCAATCTTGACCTTGCGCGTCGTGCTCTTGAAGAAAAACAAAATGCAGAGCAAAAGATGAATGAGTATAAAGCGAGCTATGAGCAAAACAAAGCAGCTGCTGATAACCTTCGTCTTAAGCTAGAAGAAATGCGTAAGCAATTAACAGAGCTGAAAAATAAACGTGAAACACTTGTTGCACGTGTAAATGCAGCGAAAGCACAAAAGAATATTAATCAGGCGATGTCTGGATTTGATTCAAATTCAGCAAAAGCTGGTTTAAGCCGTATGGAAGAGAAAGCACTTCAATTAGAGGCTGAAGCAGAAGCAAGCGGTGAAATTTACAAGAAAGAAAAGTCGTTAGATGATGAATTCGCAAGCTTAAACAAAAATTCTGTTGTTGACGATGAATTAGCTCGTATTATGAAGCAGTACGAGAAATAA